A genomic stretch from Aegilops tauschii subsp. strangulata cultivar AL8/78 unplaced genomic scaffold, Aet v6.0 ptg000601l_obj, whole genome shotgun sequence includes:
- the LOC120962910 gene encoding ATP synthase subunit a: MNKFDLITQTVQSVSHVHSFIFDFSQPALDPQLVNRLLEGVEAPTSKDRDLLLKMYGIAPGNTQALLFEITKMVESYMRQANLVLPPAYDVTWFCNQFLGVDSFKDLKDTFVDLHFKGRESLTWNTGFVNFYNEIWRAEDSPPGSAVSAPNQLFLENPLDQFAIYPIIDLHVGNFYFTFTNAVLYMLLTVVLVVFLFFVVTKKGGGKSVPNAWQSLVELIYDFVLNLVNEQIGGLSGNVKQKFFPRISVTFTFSLFRNPQGMIPFSFTVTSHFLITLALSFSIFIGITIVGFQRHGLHFFSFLLPAGVPLPLAPFLVLLELISYCFRALSLGIRLFANMMAGHSLVKILSGFAWTMLFLNNIFYFIGDLGPLFIVLALTGLELGVAISQAHVSTISICIYLNDATNLHQNESFHN, encoded by the coding sequence ATGAACAAATTCGATTTAATAACACAAACAGTACAAAGCGTCTCTCACGTCCATTCTTTTATTTTTGATTTTTCCCAACCTGCGTTGGATCCGCAGCTTGTGAACCGGCTTTTGGAAGGGGTGGAGGCACCTACCTCGAAAGACAGGGACCTCCTTTTAAAAATGTATGGAATTGCGCCCGGAAATACACAGGCTTTGCTTTTTGAAATCACAAAAATGGTAGAATCATACATGCGGCAGGCAAATTTGGTTTTGCCACCTGCATACGATGTTACCTGGTTTTGTAACCAGTTTCTGGGCGTGGATTCTTTTAAGGATCTAAAGGATACTTTCGTAGATTTACATTTCAAGGGGCGCGAAAGCTTAACTTGGAACACGGGCTTTGTTAATTTTTATAACGAAATATGGAGGGCCGAAGACTCCCCGCCGGGTAGCGCTGTAAGTGCTCCGAATCAGCTTTTTTTGGAAAACCCATTGGATCAATTTGCCATTTACCCAATAATTGATCTTCATGTGGGCAACTTTTATTTTACATTTACAAATGCAGTCTTGTATATGCTGCTCACTGTCGTTTTGGtcgtttttctgttttttgttgtTACGAAAAAGGGAGGTGGAAAGTCAGTGCCAAATGCATGGCAATCCTTGGTCGAGCTTATTTATGATTTCGTGCTGAACCTGGTAAACGAACAAATAGGTGGTCTTTCCGGAAATGTGAAACAAAAGTTTTTCCCTCGCATCTCGGTCACTTTTACTTTTTCGTTATTTCGTAATCCCCAGGGTATGATACCCTTTAGCTTCACAGTGACAAGTCATTTTCTCATTACTTTGGCtctttcattttccatttttataGGCATTACGATCGTTGGATTTCAAAGACATGGGCTTCATTTTTTTAGCTTCTTATTACCTGCGGGAGTCCCACTGCCGTTAGCACCTTTCTTAGTACTCCTTGAGCTAATCTCTTATTGTTTTCGTGCATTAAGCTTAGGAATACGTTTATTTGCTAATATGATGGCCGGTCATAGTTTAGTAAAGATTTTAAGTGGGTTTGCTTGGACTATGCTATTTCTGAATAATATTTTCTATTTCATAGGAGATCTTGGTCCCTTATTTATAGTTCTAGCATTAACCGGTCTGGAATTAGGTGTAGCTATATCACAAGCTCATGTTTCTACGATCTCAATTTGTATTTACTTGAATGATGCTACAAATCTCCATCAAAATGAGTCATTTCATAATTGA